One stretch of Punica granatum isolate Tunisia-2019 chromosome 5, ASM765513v2, whole genome shotgun sequence DNA includes these proteins:
- the LOC116208914 gene encoding uncharacterized protein LOC116208914: MALSSYPALNWPVVHDHFHGFIPIPPAAATEAPHQLEMPASAAAFPSYSNNAGAALSVVYNNRHSDVVKADPLFFNKGYFDYGITGDAQPADDYSCISSSYPDCYNYYSNYSTVDDLLDPAETYFSSPAADPLSLAGCYDMNYGDYHLQQQLSSGPGILGLHDYNEDAYADQFYQRQLPAAQPPKRHRPCYFDLPGNLLFPPGDTCPPAQLPVLHAIDGVSSNMTKAEEYIEHTRPRPRRVSAQSLAARERRKRISDKTQELGKLIPGGSKMNTAEMLQSAFNYVKFLQSQVQILQLMASSNPSQEDDLAEKPEKEEDEAEKGSSSPSLLRLVASPTVQEKLYKEESCIIPRSLAKALVHSHPHLPDLHQLL, from the exons ATGGCCTTGAGCTCATATCCAGCATTGAACTGGCCAGTGGTCCATGATCACTTCCATGGCTTCATACCGATTCCACCGGCTGCAGCTACTGAAGCTCCTCATCAGCTTGAGATGCCTGCCAGTGCCGCCGCCTTTCCCAGTTATAGCAACAATGCCGGTGCTGCCTTGAGTGTCGTTTATAATAACAGGCACAGTGATGTCGTTAAGGCCGATCCATTGTTTTTCAACAAGGGATACTTTGATTACGGCATCACCGGTGATGCTCAGCCAGCTGATGACTACAGCTGTATATCCTCCTCCTACCCAGACTGCTACAACTACTATAGCAACTATAGTACTGTCGACGATCTGCTCGATCCTGCAGAGACCTACTTCTCATCTCCTGCCGCCGATCCTCTGTCACTGGCCGGCTGCTATGACATGAATTATGGTGATTATCATCTTCAGCAGCAGCTGTCGTCCGGACCTGGGATTCTTGGCCTCCACGACTATAATGAGGATGCCTATGCGGACCAGTTCTACCAACGTCAACTGCCTGCAGCTCAGCCTCCAAAGCGGCACAGGCCATGCTACTTTGATCTTCCCGGTAATCTGCTGTTCCCTCCGGGGGATACTTGCCCACCAGCTCAACTTCCAGTGTTGCACGCGATCGATGGAGTTTCCTCTAATATGACCAAAGCAGAGGAGTATATTGAGCACACCAGGCCGAGGCCGAGGAGGGTGTCTGCGCAGAGCCTGGCGGCTCGGGAGAGGCGGAAAAGGATATCGGACAAGACGCAGGAGCTGGGGAAGCTCATCCCAGGTGGGAGTAAGATGAACACTGCCGAGATGCTTCAGTCCGCATTCAACTACGTCAAGTTCCTGCAGTCTCAAGTCCAAATTCTCCAACTCATGGCTTCTTCCAACCCCAGTCAG GAAGATGATCTTGCGGAGAAACCAGAaaaggaagaggatgaggccgAGAAGGGATCATCATCACCGAGTCTGCTGCGGTTGGTGGCCTCCCCGACAGTTCAAGAGAAGCTGTACAAGGAGGAGAGCTGCATTATTCCCCGGTCTCTAGCCAAAGCCCTTGTCCACAGCCATCCCCATCTTCCGGACCTCCACCAGCTCCTCTAA
- the LOC116206627 gene encoding equilibrative nucleotide transporter 3-like: protein MANAGDIAVPTRLEGKFKATVVCWILGFGSLVAWNSMLTIGDYYYNLFPKYHPSRVLTLVYQPFALGTIALLAYNEARLDTRKRNIAGYILFTLSTLLLIVLDLATSGKGGIGPYIGICVIVACFGTADAHVQGGMVGDLSFMCPEFMQSFFAGLAASGAVTSGLRLVTKAAFEKASNGLRKGTMLFLAIATFFEFLCVLLYAIVFPKLPIVKYYRSKAASEGSKTVNADLAAAGIHANQDDAKEQARLSTKQLLRENIDYAVDLYLIYVLTLSIFPGFLFENTGNHKLGSWYPLVLIAMYNVWDLISRYIPLVDCLKLESRKGLMIAILGRFLLIPAFYFTAKYGDQGWMILLVSFLGLTNGYLTVCVMTVAPKGYKGPEQNALGNLLVLFLLGGIFSGVALDWLWIIGNGSF, encoded by the exons ATGGCGAATGCCGGTGACATTGCTGTCCCGACAAGGCTTGAG GGGAAATTCAAGGCCACGGTGGTCTGTTGGATTCTTGGGTTTGGTTCACTTGTCGCTTGGAACAGTATGCTGACTATTggagattattattataaccTTTTCCCg AAATACCATCCATCGAGAGTCCTCACGCTTGTCTACCAGCCCTTTGCGCTCGGAACCATTGCCCTTCTTGCATACAACGAAGCGAGACTCGACACCCGAAAGAGGAACATCGCCGGTTACATCCTTTTCACTCTCAGCACCTTGTTGCTCATAGTT TTGGACTTGGCAACTTCCGGGAAAGGAGGGATTGGGCCGTACATCGGAATATGCGTCATTGTGGCTTGTTTCGGAACTGCTGATGCTCACGTTCAGGGAGGAATGGTGGGCGATCTATCTTTCATGTGTCCTGAATTCATGCAG TCGTTTTTTGCAGGTTTAGCTGCATCTGGAGCTGTTACATCTGGTCTGAGGCTTGTTACTAAAGCAGCCTTCGAGAAAGCAAGTAACGGTCTTCGCAAAGGGACGA TGTTGTTCCTTGCAATCGCCACGTTCTTTGAGTTCCTCTGTGTTCTGCTATATGCAATCGTATTCCCGAAGCTTCCAATAGTTAAATATTACCGCTCGAAGGCGGCTTCTGAGGGATCAAAGACTGTCAATGCTGATCTTGCTGCAGCTGGAATTCACGCAAATCAA GATGATGCCAAGGAGCAAGCACGCCTGAGCACCAAGCAACTTTTGCGCGAGAACATAGATTACGCTGTCGACCTGTATCTGATATATGTTCTCACACTCTCAATCTTCCCGGGATTCTTGTTTGAGAATACTGGAAATCATAAATTGGGCTCATG GTACCCCCTTGTTCTGATTGCTATGTACAACGTGTGGGACCTGATATCAAGGTACATTCCCCTGGTGGACTGCCTGAAGCTCGAGTCCCGGAAAGGCCTCATGATCGCAATCCTAGGGAGGTTCCTGCTCATCCCTGCATTCTACTTCACAGCTAAATATGGTGATCAAGGGTGGATGATCCTGCTGGTCTCGTTCTTGGGACTAACAAATGGTTATCTCACCGTATGCGTCATGACAGTCGCGCCGAAGGGTTACAAG GGGCCTGAGCAGAATGCGCTGGGGAACTTGCTTGTGCTGTTCCTCCTGGGAGGAATATTCTCAGGAGTTGCTCTTGATTGGTTGTGGATCATTGGCAATGGAAGCTTCTAA
- the LOC116209131 gene encoding equilibrative nucleotide transporter 3-like — MGYDGGGGHPTRFELLGQGKFKATMVCWIQGLGSLVAWNSVVSIEDYYYDLFPKYHPSRVLTLLYQPFVVGTVAILAYNEAKVDTRKRNLAGFILFCLGTFFLIVLDLATSGKGGIGPYIGICALVASFGVADALVLGGMVGDLSFMFPEFMQSFFVGLAASGTVTSGLRLIAKAAFENASGGLRKGAM, encoded by the exons ATGGGGTATGATGGTGGAGGTGGGCACCCGACAAGGTTTGAGCTACTTG GTCAGGGGAAATTCAAGGCCACGATGGTTTGTTGGATTCAGGGACTTGGATCTCTTGTCGCTTGGAACAGCGTCGTGTCTATTGAAGATTACTATTACGACCTGTTTCCG AAATACCATCCTTCAAGAGTTCTCACGCTCCTCTACCAGCCCTTTGTGGTTGGAACCGTAGCCATTCTCGCATACAATGAAGCGAAGGTCGATACCCGGAAAAGGAACTTAGCCGGTTTCATCCTTTTCTGTCTCGGCACCTTCTTCCTCATAGTT TTGGACTTAGCTACTTCCGGCAAAGGAGGGATTGGACCATATATTGGAATATGCGCCCTTGTGGCTAGTTTTGGAGTGGCCGATGCTCTTGTTCTGGGTGGAATGGTGGGCGATCTTTCTTTCATGTTTCCTGAATTCATGCAg TCGTTTTTTGTGGGATTGGCTGCATCTGGAACCGTAACATCTGGTCTAAGGCTTATTGCTAAAGCAGCTTTTGAGAATGCCAGTGGTGGTCTTCGTAAGGGGGCGATGTAA